One Brienomyrus brachyistius isolate T26 unplaced genomic scaffold, BBRACH_0.4 scaffold64, whole genome shotgun sequence genomic window carries:
- the LOC125725308 gene encoding WD repeat-containing protein 86-like isoform X1 yields the protein MSPGAKGMGSGTSRRTRCLRSVYSGHRGGINWLCLSPDGDHLLTCSEDGTARLWKTKGLQCCALLQGHDSYVTHGHLENDVAYTCSADHTVRKWDMATGGCMHVFRGHTSIVNRVLVASGCLFSGSYDRTARCWSPDSGRQLQEFRGHRNGVLALAHFSAQDLVPDYALSGREGGDFLVTGSTDCTVKLWLVPDGRCCHTLRGHQGAILCMLLDVPGRTLFTGSRDHTVRCWDLATGEQTRVLQDHQGSIICLEFVNRHLYSGSTDRTVKCWMVASGECVRTYKSHRHTVSTLQFHEGVLFTGSADSYARAFDTTSGILRRVFKGHKFIINGLQVHDQMLYTVSHDCTMRVWDVRGLYKCDHCEDSESRWKGSFGIGLSRVGRNRVGCLGFSNRPTTATSTRNDQEGREDTLELD from the exons ATGAGTCCCGGTGCGAAGGGGATGGGAAGCGGCACCTCCAGGAGGACCCGGTGCTTGAGAAGCGTCTACTCGGGGCACCGCGGAGGCATCAACTGGCTCTGCTTGAGCCCTGATGGCGATCACTTGCTGACCTGCAGCGAAGACGGAACGGCGCGTCTGTGGAAGACCAAGGGGCTACAGTGTTGCGCACTTCTACAAG GGCATGACAGCTACGTCACCCATGGTCACCTGGAGAACGATGTGGCGTACACCTGCAGCGCGGACCACACCGTCCGGAAGTGGGACATGGCCACGGGGGGCTGCATGCACGTCTTCAGGGGACACACCTCCATAGTCAACAG GGTTTTGGTCGCCAGCGGATGCCTGTTCAGTGGCTCGTATGACCGCACGGCTCGCTGTTGGAGTCCTGACAGTGGCCGGCAGCTGCAGGAGTTCCGGGGTCACCGCAATGGTGTCTTGGCGCTGGCTCACTTCTCCGCTCAGGACCTGGTGCCTGATTACGCGCTGAGTGGCAGGGAGGGCGGTGACTTCCTGGTTACGGGaagcactgactgcactgtcaaGTTGTGGCTGGTTCCTGATGGCCGCTGCTGTCATACCCTCCGTGGCCATCAGGGGGCGATCCTTTGCATGCTGCTGGATGTGCCCGGTAGGACCCtgttcacaggcagcagggaccATACAGTGCGGTGCTGGGACCTTGCCACCGGTGAGCAGACGCGAGTGCTGCAGGATCATCAGGGCTCCATCATCTGCCTGGAG TTTGTCAACAGACACTTGTATTCAGGAAGCACCGACCGCACGGTCAAGTGTTGGATGGTTGCATCCGGCGAGTGCGTCCGCACCTACAAGTCCCACAGGCACACCGTCAGCACACTGCAGTTCCACGAGGGCGTCT TGTTTACAGGAAGTGCAGACTCGTATGCGAGAGCCTTCGACACCACATCTGGCATCTTGAGAAGAGTCTTCAAGGGACATAAATTTATCATCAATGGTTTACAG GTTCATGACCAGATGCTGTATACAGTGTCCCATGACTGTACCATGAGGGTTTGGGACGTGCGAGGTCTGTACaaatgtgaccattgtgaggACAGCGAGAGCCGCTGGAAGGGCTCCTTTGGAATCGGCCTCTCGCGGGTGGGAAGGAACCGCGTTGGATGCTTGGGGTTCTCAAACAGGCCCACCACGGCGACCAGCACTCGGAACGATCAAGAAGGTAGAGAAGACACCTTGGAGCTGGATTGA
- the LOC125725308 gene encoding WD repeat-containing protein 86-like isoform X2: protein MSPGAKGMGSGTSRRTRCLRSVYSGHRGGINWLCLSPDGDHLLTCSEDGTARLWKTKGLQCCALLQGHDSYVTHGHLENDVAYTCSADHTVRKWDMATGGCMHVFRGHTSIVNRVLVASGCLFSGSYDRTARCWSPDSGRQLQEFRGHRNGVLALAHFSAQDLVPDYALSGREGGDFLVTGSTDCTVKLWLVPDGRCCHTLRGHQGAILCMLLDVPGRTLFTGSRDHTVRCWDLATGEQTRVLQDHQGSIICLEFVNRHLYSGSTDRTVKCWMVASGECVRTYKSHRHTVSTLQFHEGVCEFLGVSQYQERKSYCVYRKCRLVCESLRHHIWHLEKSLQGT from the exons ATGAGTCCCGGTGCGAAGGGGATGGGAAGCGGCACCTCCAGGAGGACCCGGTGCTTGAGAAGCGTCTACTCGGGGCACCGCGGAGGCATCAACTGGCTCTGCTTGAGCCCTGATGGCGATCACTTGCTGACCTGCAGCGAAGACGGAACGGCGCGTCTGTGGAAGACCAAGGGGCTACAGTGTTGCGCACTTCTACAAG GGCATGACAGCTACGTCACCCATGGTCACCTGGAGAACGATGTGGCGTACACCTGCAGCGCGGACCACACCGTCCGGAAGTGGGACATGGCCACGGGGGGCTGCATGCACGTCTTCAGGGGACACACCTCCATAGTCAACAG GGTTTTGGTCGCCAGCGGATGCCTGTTCAGTGGCTCGTATGACCGCACGGCTCGCTGTTGGAGTCCTGACAGTGGCCGGCAGCTGCAGGAGTTCCGGGGTCACCGCAATGGTGTCTTGGCGCTGGCTCACTTCTCCGCTCAGGACCTGGTGCCTGATTACGCGCTGAGTGGCAGGGAGGGCGGTGACTTCCTGGTTACGGGaagcactgactgcactgtcaaGTTGTGGCTGGTTCCTGATGGCCGCTGCTGTCATACCCTCCGTGGCCATCAGGGGGCGATCCTTTGCATGCTGCTGGATGTGCCCGGTAGGACCCtgttcacaggcagcagggaccATACAGTGCGGTGCTGGGACCTTGCCACCGGTGAGCAGACGCGAGTGCTGCAGGATCATCAGGGCTCCATCATCTGCCTGGAG TTTGTCAACAGACACTTGTATTCAGGAAGCACCGACCGCACGGTCAAGTGTTGGATGGTTGCATCCGGCGAGTGCGTCCGCACCTACAAGTCCCACAGGCACACCGTCAGCACACTGCAGTTCCACGAGGGCGTCTGTGAGTTcctgggtgtttctcaataccaagaacgaaAATCGTATTG TGTTTACAGGAAGTGCAGACTCGTATGCGAGAGCCTTCGACACCACATCTGGCATCTTGAGAAGAGTCTTCAAGGGACATAA